A region of the bacterium genome:
ACGATGGGGGGTGTCCGTACGCTCTTGGCCAGGACGTCGAAGGCCTCGACCGCGACCGTTACCTCGCCGGTGCGCGTCTTGAAGACCTTCCCGGCGGCGCCCACGAAGTCGCCCAGGTCGAGGAGGCCGAATAGCTCGTAGCGGTCCCCCAGCAGGTCCGATTTGAAATACAATTGTATCTTGCCGGAGGCGTCGGTTACGTCGGCGAAGGAGGCTTTGCCGTGGGGGCGCAGCGCGGTGACGCGGCCTACGACGGCCACGTCTTTGCCCTCGAGCTCGTCGAAGGCCGACGCGACGTCGCGTATGACGTGGCTCCGCGTCGAGCCCACGGGGTAGGGGTCGATTCCTCGCTCGCGCAGGCGCGCGAGCTTATCCAGCCGGATGTCGCGCAGGCTTTTAGTTTCCTCCGTCAGCTTCCTCCTCGGGGGGAGGCGTTTTCTCGGCCGTCCCGGCCTTTTCTTCGGCGCTCAGGTACTCGCGCGTTCTGTACGCCGAGAGCCGGTAGTAGATCTGGTAGAACGATTCGACCGGTTCGCCGTCCTGGGTGGCCGGCGCGAAAAGGCACTTGCGCGCCGCCGCCAACGCCGTAGCGTCGATTTCGTCGTCGCCGGAGGTCGACCATACCTCGGCCTCCGTGATTTGCCCTTCGGCGTCGAGGGTGAGTTTCAATACCACCGTGTCCGTAAAGACCACCCCCGGGACGATTTCGATTTCGCCCAGCGGCTCGACGTGTATCGGTTGGGCCGGGACGAAGCCGTCCTGGGCCCCGGCGGCGGCCGCGAGCAAGGCCGGCGCAATTATCCAACGCATCATTATGCCCACCTGGCGTTTCTTCTAGACTATGTGTCGTGAGCCGTCTTTATTTAAATTCTATTATGAACGGCCACCACGTCGCCGTCGGTTTGCCATTCAGGACGGCCGGCTCGAATTTGAACTCGCGCGCCGCGGCGAGCGCCCGTTCGACGTAAAGCGGGTCCGCGCCGTCGCCGGCCTGTTCCGCGTACCAGACGCCGCCGTCGGGGCCGATGAATAAGTCCAACGAGATTTCGGTCGTCAGCGACGGCGCCCCGGGCGGGAAGGTGGGCGCGACGGATTCGACCAGTTCGGGCGCGACCTCGAATTCTCGTTCCGGCTCGCGCGAGGCGTCCACCACTTC
Encoded here:
- a CDS encoding energy transducer TonB; amino-acid sequence: MMRWIIAPALLAAAAGAQDGFVPAQPIHVEPLGEIEIVPGVVFTDTVVLKLTLDAEGQITEAEVWSTSGDDEIDATALAAARKCLFAPATQDGEPVESFYQIYYRLSAYRTREYLSAEEKAGTAEKTPPPEEEADGGN